From Xiphophorus maculatus strain JP 163 A chromosome 12, X_maculatus-5.0-male, whole genome shotgun sequence, the proteins below share one genomic window:
- the LOC102223608 gene encoding spermatid perinuclear RNA-binding protein-like isoform X1, protein MRSFRSFANDDRHVMAKHASVYPAPEELEAVQALVSTAEGALKKVSDWMDGLKDSPGKTSSCDDEEEEDAAETDPAGAPVLCGVTRVGLLAKGLLIRGDTELELVLMCRPKPTKLLLYTVSANLPLQIQMMTDDRYEVQSCVSEAAILVCSTKDPRLTLKITLTSLAMREEEEDDEEEVDQEEGEPRCEEEEEEDVLDRLKCQAALVALRHAKWFQARVADLKSCLVVLRVLRDVCNRQPEWQPLQGWPLELICEKAVATSNRPLGPGEALRRVMECVASGILLPGGPGVHDPCEREPRDVLTQLSAQEADALTRSAQHALRLIAFGQLYKVLNMDPLPPTKVSPRLLEGGCLKRLRDDSGCDDRDFTKRMKVLDWRMTDPNHPMNALMRLNQIHPGLQYRLLCQSGPVHAPVFTMSVEIQGTTYQASGNSKRTAKLQVALKALQALGFVLASDGDLDSLSADEKSDGEGKNDRMSTSSSSTSVTSSTETQESRAPGPILTAGGKNPVMELNEKRRGLKYELISESGSSYDKRFIIEVEVDKQVFRGTGPNKKVAKASAALAALNSLFSGSKPTNVKKKRLNPAPKRPLTSVLTIPTLAARPPRVPVLPRAPYISTPPTHGYIPPGFGAPYGYSPAAPLPAYSGLYIDSAYYQPQPIATPIIIHLGPQDLF, encoded by the exons AGGTCGTTCCGGTCGTTTGCCAACGACGACCGCCATGTCATGGCCAAACACGCCAGCGTCTACCCGGCGccggaggagctggaggccGTCCAGGCGCTGGTGTCCACCGCAGAGGGAGCTCTGAAGAAGGTTTCTGACTGGATGGACGGCCTGAAGGACTCCCCAGGGAAGACGTCCAGCtgtgatgatgaggaggaggaagatgctGCTGAGACGGA CCCAGCTGGAGCGCCGGTTCTGTGCGGGGTGACCCGGGTCGGCCTGCTGGCCAAAGGTCTGCTGATCAGAGGCGACACGGAGCTGGAGCTGGTGCTGATGTGCCGACCCAAACCCACCAAGCTGCTGCTGTACACCGTCAGCGCCAACCTGCCCCTGCAGATCCAG ATGATGACAGACGACAGGTATGAAGTCCAGTCGTGTGTCTCTGAGGCAGCGATCCTGGTCTGCAGCACCAAAGATCCCAGACTGACCCTGAAGATCACCCTGACCTCGCTCGCCatgagggaggaagaggaagatgatgaag aggAAGTTGATCAAGAGGAAGGTGAGCCAAggtgtgaggaagaggaggaggaagatgtgCTGGACAGGCTGAAGTGCCAGGCGGCGCTGGTGGCGCTTCGACATGCCAAGTGGTTCCAG GCCCGGGTCGCCGACCTCAAGTCCTGCCTGGTGGTTCTGCGGGTTCTGAGGGACGTGTGCAATCGCCAGCCGGAGTGGCAGCCTCTTCAAGGATGG CCGCTGGAGCTGATCTGCGAGAAGGCCGTCGCCACTAGCAACCGGCCGCTGGGTCCAGGAGAAGCTCTGCGCCGGGTCATGGAGTGCGTCGCCTCAGGGATCCTGCTaccag GAGGCCCAGGAGTTCACGACCCCTGTGAGCGGGAACCCAGAGACGTTCTGACGCAGCTCAGCGCGCAGGAAGCCGACGCCCTGACGCGCAGCGCCCAG catGCGCTGCGCCTCATTGCGTTCGGTCAGCTCTACAAGGTTCTGAACATGGATCCTCTGCCGCCCACCAAGGTTTCTCCACGGCTGCTGgaag GCGGCTGCCTGAAGAGGCTCCGGGACGACTCAGGCTGTGACGACAGAGACTTCACCAAACGGATGAAAG tgcTGGACTGGAGGATGACCGACCCGAACCATCCCATGAACGCTCTGATGCGTCTGAACCAGATCCATCCGGGCCTTCAGTACCGCCTGCTGTGTCAGTCGGGTCCGGTCCACGCTCCGGTCTTCACCATGTCTGTAGAGATCCAGGGAACCACATACCAGGCCAGCGGGAACTCCAAGAGGACGGCCAAGCTGCAGGTGGCCCTGAAG GCCCTTCAGGCTCTGGGTTTCGTGCTCGCCTCAGACGGGGACCTGGACTCTCTGAGCGCCGATGAGAAGTCTGACGGAGAAGGAAAGAACGACAGGATGTCCACCAGCTCCAGCTCCACATCCGTCACCTCCTCCACGGAGACGCAGGAG TCCAGAGCTCCGGGTCCGATCCTGACGGCGGGCGGGAAAAACCCGGTGATGGAGCTGAACGAGAAGCGGCGCGGCCTGAAGTACGAGCTGATCTCAGAGAGCGGCAGCAGCTACGACAAACGCTTCATCATAGAg GTGGAGGTGGATAAGCAGGTGTTCCGGGGAACCGGTCCCAATAAGAAGGTAGCCAAAGCCAGTGCGGCGCTCGCCGCTCTCAACAGCCTGTTCTCCGGATCCAAACCGACCAACGTGAAGAAGAAACGCCTCAACCCAGCA CCGAAGCGACCCCTGACCTCCGTGCTGACCATCCCGACGCTCGCCGCCAGACCTCCACGGGTCCCCGTCCTGCCCAGAGCGCCGTACATCAGCACGCCCCCCACACACGGCTACATCCCCCCAG GTTTCGGTGCGCCGTACGGCTACAGCCCTGCTGCCCCCCTCCCTGCCTACA GCGGCCTGTACATCGACAGTGCCTACTACCAGCCGCAGCCCATCGCCACGCCCATCATCATCCACCTGGGCCCTCAGGATCTGTTCTGA
- the LOC102223608 gene encoding spermatid perinuclear RNA-binding protein-like isoform X2, which translates to MRSFRSFANDDRHVMAKHASVYPAPEELEAVQALVSTAEGALKKVSDWMDGLKDSPGKTSSCDDEEEEDAAETDPAGAPVLCGVTRVGLLAKGLLIRGDTELELVLMCRPKPTKLLLYTVSANLPLQIQMMTDDRYEVQSCVSEAAILVCSTKDPRLTLKITLTSLAMREEEEDDEEEVDQEEGEPRCEEEEEEDVLDRLKCQAALVALRHAKWFQARVADLKSCLVVLRVLRDVCNRQPEWQPLQGWPLELICEKAVATSNRPLGPGEALRRVMECVASGILLPGGPGVHDPCEREPRDVLTQLSAQEADALTRSAQHALRLIAFGQLYKVLNMDPLPPTKVSPRLLEGGCLKRLRDDSGCDDRDFTKRMKVLDWRMTDPNHPMNALMRLNQIHPGLQYRLLCQSGPVHAPVFTMSVEIQGTTYQASGNSKRTAKLQVALKALQALGFVLASDGDLDSLSADEKSDGEGKNDRMSTSSSSTSVTSSTETQESRAPGPILTAGGKNPVMELNEKRRGLKYELISESGSSYDKRFIIEVEVDKQVFRGTGPNKKVAKASAALAALNSLFSGSKPTNVKKKRLNPAPKRPLTSVLTIPTLAARPPRVPVLPRAPYISTPPTHGYIPPGFGAPYGYSPAAPLPAYSLPSRLPSVVVPVIRVPPIYPVTHLYPY; encoded by the exons AGGTCGTTCCGGTCGTTTGCCAACGACGACCGCCATGTCATGGCCAAACACGCCAGCGTCTACCCGGCGccggaggagctggaggccGTCCAGGCGCTGGTGTCCACCGCAGAGGGAGCTCTGAAGAAGGTTTCTGACTGGATGGACGGCCTGAAGGACTCCCCAGGGAAGACGTCCAGCtgtgatgatgaggaggaggaagatgctGCTGAGACGGA CCCAGCTGGAGCGCCGGTTCTGTGCGGGGTGACCCGGGTCGGCCTGCTGGCCAAAGGTCTGCTGATCAGAGGCGACACGGAGCTGGAGCTGGTGCTGATGTGCCGACCCAAACCCACCAAGCTGCTGCTGTACACCGTCAGCGCCAACCTGCCCCTGCAGATCCAG ATGATGACAGACGACAGGTATGAAGTCCAGTCGTGTGTCTCTGAGGCAGCGATCCTGGTCTGCAGCACCAAAGATCCCAGACTGACCCTGAAGATCACCCTGACCTCGCTCGCCatgagggaggaagaggaagatgatgaag aggAAGTTGATCAAGAGGAAGGTGAGCCAAggtgtgaggaagaggaggaggaagatgtgCTGGACAGGCTGAAGTGCCAGGCGGCGCTGGTGGCGCTTCGACATGCCAAGTGGTTCCAG GCCCGGGTCGCCGACCTCAAGTCCTGCCTGGTGGTTCTGCGGGTTCTGAGGGACGTGTGCAATCGCCAGCCGGAGTGGCAGCCTCTTCAAGGATGG CCGCTGGAGCTGATCTGCGAGAAGGCCGTCGCCACTAGCAACCGGCCGCTGGGTCCAGGAGAAGCTCTGCGCCGGGTCATGGAGTGCGTCGCCTCAGGGATCCTGCTaccag GAGGCCCAGGAGTTCACGACCCCTGTGAGCGGGAACCCAGAGACGTTCTGACGCAGCTCAGCGCGCAGGAAGCCGACGCCCTGACGCGCAGCGCCCAG catGCGCTGCGCCTCATTGCGTTCGGTCAGCTCTACAAGGTTCTGAACATGGATCCTCTGCCGCCCACCAAGGTTTCTCCACGGCTGCTGgaag GCGGCTGCCTGAAGAGGCTCCGGGACGACTCAGGCTGTGACGACAGAGACTTCACCAAACGGATGAAAG tgcTGGACTGGAGGATGACCGACCCGAACCATCCCATGAACGCTCTGATGCGTCTGAACCAGATCCATCCGGGCCTTCAGTACCGCCTGCTGTGTCAGTCGGGTCCGGTCCACGCTCCGGTCTTCACCATGTCTGTAGAGATCCAGGGAACCACATACCAGGCCAGCGGGAACTCCAAGAGGACGGCCAAGCTGCAGGTGGCCCTGAAG GCCCTTCAGGCTCTGGGTTTCGTGCTCGCCTCAGACGGGGACCTGGACTCTCTGAGCGCCGATGAGAAGTCTGACGGAGAAGGAAAGAACGACAGGATGTCCACCAGCTCCAGCTCCACATCCGTCACCTCCTCCACGGAGACGCAGGAG TCCAGAGCTCCGGGTCCGATCCTGACGGCGGGCGGGAAAAACCCGGTGATGGAGCTGAACGAGAAGCGGCGCGGCCTGAAGTACGAGCTGATCTCAGAGAGCGGCAGCAGCTACGACAAACGCTTCATCATAGAg GTGGAGGTGGATAAGCAGGTGTTCCGGGGAACCGGTCCCAATAAGAAGGTAGCCAAAGCCAGTGCGGCGCTCGCCGCTCTCAACAGCCTGTTCTCCGGATCCAAACCGACCAACGTGAAGAAGAAACGCCTCAACCCAGCA CCGAAGCGACCCCTGACCTCCGTGCTGACCATCCCGACGCTCGCCGCCAGACCTCCACGGGTCCCCGTCCTGCCCAGAGCGCCGTACATCAGCACGCCCCCCACACACGGCTACATCCCCCCAG GTTTCGGTGCGCCGTACGGCTACAGCCCTGCTGCCCCCCTCCCTGCCTACA GTCTTCCCTCCAGATTGCCCTCAGTAGTTGTTCCTGTCATTAGAGTCCCCCCAATTTACCCCGTCACCCACCTGTACCCCTACTAG